A section of the Brienomyrus brachyistius isolate T26 unplaced genomic scaffold, BBRACH_0.4 scaffold47, whole genome shotgun sequence genome encodes:
- the psip1a gene encoding PC4 and SFRS1 interacting protein 1a isoform X1 has product MLYCLVKQPPPCECLLGTILAKLRGSTASTTKLAVLLSAEPGVVAAHAGSPELHTMTRDFKPGDLIFAKMKGYPHWPARIDEVADGAVKPANIKFPIFFFGTHETAFLGPKDIFPYLPNKDKFGKPNKRKGFNEGLWEIENNPKVELNGQKMRPPGSAMEKDSDSSPEADTEGDAKAQDKRRKSTSVKVTGSEAEQEVAAGSGSIEGSEPVARTEDERTQKDGPDSPTKSKRGRKKKSEVEQDSEKDDVPTSPTASPQAGGEVHTPKRRGRKPKAEKMLLLQQQSSQDPRSSGSEVDPGETDRKRKHISEEKSRAGTGEEDRKADSRKRKDDDRAKDSEGKKEPELKRRRSAKEGSSSESEDEEKSKSTAKKRGLLKQRQGSVEADREDRRRRPEDQKASEQNKDDGKKLDERKGDKKKDVSTESRLQRLHGEIKISLKIDNPDVKKCLLALDELSTLQLTTQHLQKHSELIATLKKIRRFKACQDIMDKATMLYNKFKTMFLVGEGDSVLSQVLNKSLVEQRQHEEAKKSALKRAEQAREQGVDKAMNGDTSPDENRQERLLEESSPAEEESVSKSQEDSA; this is encoded by the exons ATGCTTTACTGTTTAGTAAAGCAACCACCCCCATGTGAGTGCCTGCTTGGTACGATCCTCGCTAAGCTGCGCGGGAGTACAGCGAGCACTACTAAGCTGGCTGTGCTGCTGTCTGCCGAGCCGGGGGTTGTTGCTG CACACGCAGGATCGCCGGAACTTCACACCATGACCCGAGATTTCAAACCCGGAGACCTGATTTTCGCCAAAATGAAAGGCTACCCTCACTGGCCGGCCAGG ATAGATGAAGTTGCTGATGGTGCGGTGAAGCCGGCCAACATTAAATTTccaatttttttctttgggaccCATGAGAC GGCATTTTTAGGTCCCAAAGACATCTTTCCATATTTGCCGAACAAAGACAAGTTTGGCAAACCGAACAAGCGGAAGGGTTTTAACGAGGGTCTCTGGGAAATCGAGAACAACCCCAAGGTGGAGCTGAATGGACAGAAG ATGAGGCCGCCGGGATCAGCGATGGAAAAGGACTCGGATAGCAGCCCGGAGGCGGACACCGAAGGCGATGCAAAGGCGCAGGATAAGAGGAGAAAGTCAACGTCGGTTAAA GTGACTGGCAGTGAGGCTGAGCAGGAAGTTGCCGCAGGGTCAGGGTCCATCGAGGGGTCAGAGCCCGTGGCTCGCACTGAGGAT GAACGGACACAAAAGGACGGGCCCGACTCCCCAACCAAGTCCAAAAGGGGAAGAAAGAAAAAG AGTGAGGTGGAACAAGATTCGGAGAAGGACGATGTTCCCACCAGCCCAACTGCAAGTCCTCAAG CAGGTGGCGAGGTGCACACCCCCAAGCGCAGAGGCCGGAAACCCAAGGCCGAGAAGATGCTTCTGCTCCAGCAGCAGTCGTCCCAGGATCCCCGTAGCTCTGGCAGTGAAgt GGACCCTGGGGagacagacaggaagaggaagcaCATCTCTGAGGAGAAGTCCCGAGCCGGCACAGGTGAGGAGGACCGGAAGGCGGACAGCCGGAAGAGGAAGGATGACGACCGGGCCAAGGACTCGGAGGGGAAGAAGGAGCCAGAGCTGaaacgccggcggagcgccaaGGAGGGCAGCTCCTCAGAGtcggaggatgaggag aagagcaagagcacagccaAGAAACGCGGCCTGCTGAAGCAGCGGCAGGGCTCCGTGGAGGCTGACCGAGAGGACCGGAGGCGCAGGCCTGAGGACCAGAAGGCGTCTGA GCAGAATAAAGATGATGGAAAGAAACTGGATGAAAGGAAGGGAGACAAGAAAAAAG ATGTATCGACAGAATCACGACTGCAAAGGTTGCATGGAGAAATCAAGATATCACTGAAGATTGATAACCCC GATGTGAAGAAGTGCCTGCTAGCCCTAGACGAATTGAGCACTCTCCAGCTGACCACCCAGCACCTTCAGAAGCACAGTGAGCTCATTGCCACACTCAAAAAG ATCCGCCGATTCAAAGCCTGCCAGGACATCATGGACAAGGCCACCATGCTCTACAACAAGTTCAAGACAATGTTCCTGGTTGGAGAAGGCGACTCAGTCCTGAGCCAGGTGCTCAACAAGTCACTGGTGGAGCAGCGACAGCATGAGGAGGCCAAGAAAAGCGCCCTGAAGCGGGCGGAGCAGGCCAGGGAGCAGGGTGTAG ACAAAGCCATGAACGGTGACACCAGTCCTGACGAGAATAGACAAGAGCGGCTACTGGAGGAGAGCAGCCCCGCAGAGGAGGAGAG TGTGTCAAAGTCTCAGGAAGACTCAGCCTGA
- the psip1a gene encoding PC4 and SFRS1 interacting protein 1a isoform X4 produces MLYCLVKQPPPCECLLGTILAKLRGSTASTTKLAVLLSAEPGVVAAHAGSPELHTMTRDFKPGDLIFAKMKGYPHWPARIDEVADGAVKPANIKFPIFFFGTHETAFLGPKDIFPYLPNKDKFGKPNKRKGFNEGLWEIENNPKVELNGQKMRPPGSAMEKDSDSSPEADTEGDAKAQDKRRKSTSVKERTQKDGPDSPTKSKRGRKKKSEVEQDSEKDDVPTSPTASPQAGGEVHTPKRRGRKPKAEKMLLLQQQSSQDPRSSGSEVDPGETDRKRKHISEEKSRAGTGEEDRKADSRKRKDDDRAKDSEGKKEPELKRRRSAKEGSSSESEDEEKSKSTAKKRGLLKQRQGSVEADREDRRRRPEDQKASEQNKDDGKKLDERKGDKKKDVSTESRLQRLHGEIKISLKIDNPDVKKCLLALDELSTLQLTTQHLQKHSELIATLKKIRRFKACQDIMDKATMLYNKFKTMFLVGEGDSVLSQVLNKSLVEQRQHEEAKKSALKRAEQAREQGVDKAMNGDTSPDENRQERLLEESSPAEEESVSKSQEDSA; encoded by the exons ATGCTTTACTGTTTAGTAAAGCAACCACCCCCATGTGAGTGCCTGCTTGGTACGATCCTCGCTAAGCTGCGCGGGAGTACAGCGAGCACTACTAAGCTGGCTGTGCTGCTGTCTGCCGAGCCGGGGGTTGTTGCTG CACACGCAGGATCGCCGGAACTTCACACCATGACCCGAGATTTCAAACCCGGAGACCTGATTTTCGCCAAAATGAAAGGCTACCCTCACTGGCCGGCCAGG ATAGATGAAGTTGCTGATGGTGCGGTGAAGCCGGCCAACATTAAATTTccaatttttttctttgggaccCATGAGAC GGCATTTTTAGGTCCCAAAGACATCTTTCCATATTTGCCGAACAAAGACAAGTTTGGCAAACCGAACAAGCGGAAGGGTTTTAACGAGGGTCTCTGGGAAATCGAGAACAACCCCAAGGTGGAGCTGAATGGACAGAAG ATGAGGCCGCCGGGATCAGCGATGGAAAAGGACTCGGATAGCAGCCCGGAGGCGGACACCGAAGGCGATGCAAAGGCGCAGGATAAGAGGAGAAAGTCAACGTCGGTTAAA GAACGGACACAAAAGGACGGGCCCGACTCCCCAACCAAGTCCAAAAGGGGAAGAAAGAAAAAG AGTGAGGTGGAACAAGATTCGGAGAAGGACGATGTTCCCACCAGCCCAACTGCAAGTCCTCAAG CAGGTGGCGAGGTGCACACCCCCAAGCGCAGAGGCCGGAAACCCAAGGCCGAGAAGATGCTTCTGCTCCAGCAGCAGTCGTCCCAGGATCCCCGTAGCTCTGGCAGTGAAgt GGACCCTGGGGagacagacaggaagaggaagcaCATCTCTGAGGAGAAGTCCCGAGCCGGCACAGGTGAGGAGGACCGGAAGGCGGACAGCCGGAAGAGGAAGGATGACGACCGGGCCAAGGACTCGGAGGGGAAGAAGGAGCCAGAGCTGaaacgccggcggagcgccaaGGAGGGCAGCTCCTCAGAGtcggaggatgaggag aagagcaagagcacagccaAGAAACGCGGCCTGCTGAAGCAGCGGCAGGGCTCCGTGGAGGCTGACCGAGAGGACCGGAGGCGCAGGCCTGAGGACCAGAAGGCGTCTGA GCAGAATAAAGATGATGGAAAGAAACTGGATGAAAGGAAGGGAGACAAGAAAAAAG ATGTATCGACAGAATCACGACTGCAAAGGTTGCATGGAGAAATCAAGATATCACTGAAGATTGATAACCCC GATGTGAAGAAGTGCCTGCTAGCCCTAGACGAATTGAGCACTCTCCAGCTGACCACCCAGCACCTTCAGAAGCACAGTGAGCTCATTGCCACACTCAAAAAG ATCCGCCGATTCAAAGCCTGCCAGGACATCATGGACAAGGCCACCATGCTCTACAACAAGTTCAAGACAATGTTCCTGGTTGGAGAAGGCGACTCAGTCCTGAGCCAGGTGCTCAACAAGTCACTGGTGGAGCAGCGACAGCATGAGGAGGCCAAGAAAAGCGCCCTGAAGCGGGCGGAGCAGGCCAGGGAGCAGGGTGTAG ACAAAGCCATGAACGGTGACACCAGTCCTGACGAGAATAGACAAGAGCGGCTACTGGAGGAGAGCAGCCCCGCAGAGGAGGAGAG TGTGTCAAAGTCTCAGGAAGACTCAGCCTGA
- the psip1a gene encoding PC4 and SFRS1 interacting protein 1a isoform X5 yields MLYCLVKQPPPCECLLGTILAKLRGSTASTTKLAVLLSAEPGVVAAHAGSPELHTMTRDFKPGDLIFAKMKGYPHWPARIDEVADGAVKPANIKFPIFFFGTHETAFLGPKDIFPYLPNKDKFGKPNKRKGFNEGLWEIENNPKVELNGQKMRPPGSAMEKDSDSSPEADTEGDAKAQDKRRKSTSVKERTQKDGPDSPTKSKRGRKKKSEVEQDSEKDDVPTSPTASPQGGEVHTPKRRGRKPKAEKMLLLQQQSSQDPRSSGSEVDPGETDRKRKHISEEKSRAGTGEEDRKADSRKRKDDDRAKDSEGKKEPELKRRRSAKEGSSSESEDEEKSKSTAKKRGLLKQRQGSVEADREDRRRRPEDQKASEQNKDDGKKLDERKGDKKKDVSTESRLQRLHGEIKISLKIDNPDVKKCLLALDELSTLQLTTQHLQKHSELIATLKKIRRFKACQDIMDKATMLYNKFKTMFLVGEGDSVLSQVLNKSLVEQRQHEEAKKSALKRAEQAREQGVDKAMNGDTSPDENRQERLLEESSPAEEESVSKSQEDSA; encoded by the exons ATGCTTTACTGTTTAGTAAAGCAACCACCCCCATGTGAGTGCCTGCTTGGTACGATCCTCGCTAAGCTGCGCGGGAGTACAGCGAGCACTACTAAGCTGGCTGTGCTGCTGTCTGCCGAGCCGGGGGTTGTTGCTG CACACGCAGGATCGCCGGAACTTCACACCATGACCCGAGATTTCAAACCCGGAGACCTGATTTTCGCCAAAATGAAAGGCTACCCTCACTGGCCGGCCAGG ATAGATGAAGTTGCTGATGGTGCGGTGAAGCCGGCCAACATTAAATTTccaatttttttctttgggaccCATGAGAC GGCATTTTTAGGTCCCAAAGACATCTTTCCATATTTGCCGAACAAAGACAAGTTTGGCAAACCGAACAAGCGGAAGGGTTTTAACGAGGGTCTCTGGGAAATCGAGAACAACCCCAAGGTGGAGCTGAATGGACAGAAG ATGAGGCCGCCGGGATCAGCGATGGAAAAGGACTCGGATAGCAGCCCGGAGGCGGACACCGAAGGCGATGCAAAGGCGCAGGATAAGAGGAGAAAGTCAACGTCGGTTAAA GAACGGACACAAAAGGACGGGCCCGACTCCCCAACCAAGTCCAAAAGGGGAAGAAAGAAAAAG AGTGAGGTGGAACAAGATTCGGAGAAGGACGATGTTCCCACCAGCCCAACTGCAAGTCCTCAAG GTGGCGAGGTGCACACCCCCAAGCGCAGAGGCCGGAAACCCAAGGCCGAGAAGATGCTTCTGCTCCAGCAGCAGTCGTCCCAGGATCCCCGTAGCTCTGGCAGTGAAgt GGACCCTGGGGagacagacaggaagaggaagcaCATCTCTGAGGAGAAGTCCCGAGCCGGCACAGGTGAGGAGGACCGGAAGGCGGACAGCCGGAAGAGGAAGGATGACGACCGGGCCAAGGACTCGGAGGGGAAGAAGGAGCCAGAGCTGaaacgccggcggagcgccaaGGAGGGCAGCTCCTCAGAGtcggaggatgaggag aagagcaagagcacagccaAGAAACGCGGCCTGCTGAAGCAGCGGCAGGGCTCCGTGGAGGCTGACCGAGAGGACCGGAGGCGCAGGCCTGAGGACCAGAAGGCGTCTGA GCAGAATAAAGATGATGGAAAGAAACTGGATGAAAGGAAGGGAGACAAGAAAAAAG ATGTATCGACAGAATCACGACTGCAAAGGTTGCATGGAGAAATCAAGATATCACTGAAGATTGATAACCCC GATGTGAAGAAGTGCCTGCTAGCCCTAGACGAATTGAGCACTCTCCAGCTGACCACCCAGCACCTTCAGAAGCACAGTGAGCTCATTGCCACACTCAAAAAG ATCCGCCGATTCAAAGCCTGCCAGGACATCATGGACAAGGCCACCATGCTCTACAACAAGTTCAAGACAATGTTCCTGGTTGGAGAAGGCGACTCAGTCCTGAGCCAGGTGCTCAACAAGTCACTGGTGGAGCAGCGACAGCATGAGGAGGCCAAGAAAAGCGCCCTGAAGCGGGCGGAGCAGGCCAGGGAGCAGGGTGTAG ACAAAGCCATGAACGGTGACACCAGTCCTGACGAGAATAGACAAGAGCGGCTACTGGAGGAGAGCAGCCCCGCAGAGGAGGAGAG TGTGTCAAAGTCTCAGGAAGACTCAGCCTGA
- the psip1a gene encoding PC4 and SFRS1 interacting protein 1a isoform X3 — protein MLYCLVKQPPPCECLLGTILAKLRGSTASTTKLAVLLSAEPGVVAAHAGSPELHTMTRDFKPGDLIFAKMKGYPHWPARIDEVADGAVKPANIKFPIFFFGTHETAFLGPKDIFPYLPNKDKFGKPNKRKGFNEGLWEIENNPKVELNGQKMRPPGSAMEKDSDSSPEADTEGDAKAQDKRRKSTSVKVTGSEAEQEVAAGSGSIEGSEPVARTEDERTQKDGPDSPTKSKRGRKKKSEVEQDSEKDDVPTSPTASPQAGGEVHTPKRRGRKPKAEKMLLLQQQSSQDPRSSGSEVDPGETDRKRKHISEEKSRAGTGEEDRKADSRKRKDDDRAKDSEGKKEPELKRRRSAKEGSSSESEDEEKSKSTAKKRGLLKQRQGSVEADREDRRRRPEDQKASEQNKDDGKKLDERKGDKKKESRLQRLHGEIKISLKIDNPDVKKCLLALDELSTLQLTTQHLQKHSELIATLKKIRRFKACQDIMDKATMLYNKFKTMFLVGEGDSVLSQVLNKSLVEQRQHEEAKKSALKRAEQAREQGVDKAMNGDTSPDENRQERLLEESSPAEEESVSKSQEDSA, from the exons ATGCTTTACTGTTTAGTAAAGCAACCACCCCCATGTGAGTGCCTGCTTGGTACGATCCTCGCTAAGCTGCGCGGGAGTACAGCGAGCACTACTAAGCTGGCTGTGCTGCTGTCTGCCGAGCCGGGGGTTGTTGCTG CACACGCAGGATCGCCGGAACTTCACACCATGACCCGAGATTTCAAACCCGGAGACCTGATTTTCGCCAAAATGAAAGGCTACCCTCACTGGCCGGCCAGG ATAGATGAAGTTGCTGATGGTGCGGTGAAGCCGGCCAACATTAAATTTccaatttttttctttgggaccCATGAGAC GGCATTTTTAGGTCCCAAAGACATCTTTCCATATTTGCCGAACAAAGACAAGTTTGGCAAACCGAACAAGCGGAAGGGTTTTAACGAGGGTCTCTGGGAAATCGAGAACAACCCCAAGGTGGAGCTGAATGGACAGAAG ATGAGGCCGCCGGGATCAGCGATGGAAAAGGACTCGGATAGCAGCCCGGAGGCGGACACCGAAGGCGATGCAAAGGCGCAGGATAAGAGGAGAAAGTCAACGTCGGTTAAA GTGACTGGCAGTGAGGCTGAGCAGGAAGTTGCCGCAGGGTCAGGGTCCATCGAGGGGTCAGAGCCCGTGGCTCGCACTGAGGAT GAACGGACACAAAAGGACGGGCCCGACTCCCCAACCAAGTCCAAAAGGGGAAGAAAGAAAAAG AGTGAGGTGGAACAAGATTCGGAGAAGGACGATGTTCCCACCAGCCCAACTGCAAGTCCTCAAG CAGGTGGCGAGGTGCACACCCCCAAGCGCAGAGGCCGGAAACCCAAGGCCGAGAAGATGCTTCTGCTCCAGCAGCAGTCGTCCCAGGATCCCCGTAGCTCTGGCAGTGAAgt GGACCCTGGGGagacagacaggaagaggaagcaCATCTCTGAGGAGAAGTCCCGAGCCGGCACAGGTGAGGAGGACCGGAAGGCGGACAGCCGGAAGAGGAAGGATGACGACCGGGCCAAGGACTCGGAGGGGAAGAAGGAGCCAGAGCTGaaacgccggcggagcgccaaGGAGGGCAGCTCCTCAGAGtcggaggatgaggag aagagcaagagcacagccaAGAAACGCGGCCTGCTGAAGCAGCGGCAGGGCTCCGTGGAGGCTGACCGAGAGGACCGGAGGCGCAGGCCTGAGGACCAGAAGGCGTCTGA GCAGAATAAAGATGATGGAAAGAAACTGGATGAAAGGAAGGGAGACAAGAAAAAAG AATCACGACTGCAAAGGTTGCATGGAGAAATCAAGATATCACTGAAGATTGATAACCCC GATGTGAAGAAGTGCCTGCTAGCCCTAGACGAATTGAGCACTCTCCAGCTGACCACCCAGCACCTTCAGAAGCACAGTGAGCTCATTGCCACACTCAAAAAG ATCCGCCGATTCAAAGCCTGCCAGGACATCATGGACAAGGCCACCATGCTCTACAACAAGTTCAAGACAATGTTCCTGGTTGGAGAAGGCGACTCAGTCCTGAGCCAGGTGCTCAACAAGTCACTGGTGGAGCAGCGACAGCATGAGGAGGCCAAGAAAAGCGCCCTGAAGCGGGCGGAGCAGGCCAGGGAGCAGGGTGTAG ACAAAGCCATGAACGGTGACACCAGTCCTGACGAGAATAGACAAGAGCGGCTACTGGAGGAGAGCAGCCCCGCAGAGGAGGAGAG TGTGTCAAAGTCTCAGGAAGACTCAGCCTGA
- the psip1a gene encoding PC4 and SFRS1 interacting protein 1a isoform X2, whose translation MLYCLVKQPPPCECLLGTILAKLRGSTASTTKLAVLLSAEPGVVAAHAGSPELHTMTRDFKPGDLIFAKMKGYPHWPARIDEVADGAVKPANIKFPIFFFGTHETAFLGPKDIFPYLPNKDKFGKPNKRKGFNEGLWEIENNPKVELNGQKMRPPGSAMEKDSDSSPEADTEGDAKAQDKRRKSTSVKVTGSEAEQEVAAGSGSIEGSEPVARTEDERTQKDGPDSPTKSKRGRKKKSEVEQDSEKDDVPTSPTASPQGGEVHTPKRRGRKPKAEKMLLLQQQSSQDPRSSGSEVDPGETDRKRKHISEEKSRAGTGEEDRKADSRKRKDDDRAKDSEGKKEPELKRRRSAKEGSSSESEDEEKSKSTAKKRGLLKQRQGSVEADREDRRRRPEDQKASEQNKDDGKKLDERKGDKKKDVSTESRLQRLHGEIKISLKIDNPDVKKCLLALDELSTLQLTTQHLQKHSELIATLKKIRRFKACQDIMDKATMLYNKFKTMFLVGEGDSVLSQVLNKSLVEQRQHEEAKKSALKRAEQAREQGVDKAMNGDTSPDENRQERLLEESSPAEEESVSKSQEDSA comes from the exons ATGCTTTACTGTTTAGTAAAGCAACCACCCCCATGTGAGTGCCTGCTTGGTACGATCCTCGCTAAGCTGCGCGGGAGTACAGCGAGCACTACTAAGCTGGCTGTGCTGCTGTCTGCCGAGCCGGGGGTTGTTGCTG CACACGCAGGATCGCCGGAACTTCACACCATGACCCGAGATTTCAAACCCGGAGACCTGATTTTCGCCAAAATGAAAGGCTACCCTCACTGGCCGGCCAGG ATAGATGAAGTTGCTGATGGTGCGGTGAAGCCGGCCAACATTAAATTTccaatttttttctttgggaccCATGAGAC GGCATTTTTAGGTCCCAAAGACATCTTTCCATATTTGCCGAACAAAGACAAGTTTGGCAAACCGAACAAGCGGAAGGGTTTTAACGAGGGTCTCTGGGAAATCGAGAACAACCCCAAGGTGGAGCTGAATGGACAGAAG ATGAGGCCGCCGGGATCAGCGATGGAAAAGGACTCGGATAGCAGCCCGGAGGCGGACACCGAAGGCGATGCAAAGGCGCAGGATAAGAGGAGAAAGTCAACGTCGGTTAAA GTGACTGGCAGTGAGGCTGAGCAGGAAGTTGCCGCAGGGTCAGGGTCCATCGAGGGGTCAGAGCCCGTGGCTCGCACTGAGGAT GAACGGACACAAAAGGACGGGCCCGACTCCCCAACCAAGTCCAAAAGGGGAAGAAAGAAAAAG AGTGAGGTGGAACAAGATTCGGAGAAGGACGATGTTCCCACCAGCCCAACTGCAAGTCCTCAAG GTGGCGAGGTGCACACCCCCAAGCGCAGAGGCCGGAAACCCAAGGCCGAGAAGATGCTTCTGCTCCAGCAGCAGTCGTCCCAGGATCCCCGTAGCTCTGGCAGTGAAgt GGACCCTGGGGagacagacaggaagaggaagcaCATCTCTGAGGAGAAGTCCCGAGCCGGCACAGGTGAGGAGGACCGGAAGGCGGACAGCCGGAAGAGGAAGGATGACGACCGGGCCAAGGACTCGGAGGGGAAGAAGGAGCCAGAGCTGaaacgccggcggagcgccaaGGAGGGCAGCTCCTCAGAGtcggaggatgaggag aagagcaagagcacagccaAGAAACGCGGCCTGCTGAAGCAGCGGCAGGGCTCCGTGGAGGCTGACCGAGAGGACCGGAGGCGCAGGCCTGAGGACCAGAAGGCGTCTGA GCAGAATAAAGATGATGGAAAGAAACTGGATGAAAGGAAGGGAGACAAGAAAAAAG ATGTATCGACAGAATCACGACTGCAAAGGTTGCATGGAGAAATCAAGATATCACTGAAGATTGATAACCCC GATGTGAAGAAGTGCCTGCTAGCCCTAGACGAATTGAGCACTCTCCAGCTGACCACCCAGCACCTTCAGAAGCACAGTGAGCTCATTGCCACACTCAAAAAG ATCCGCCGATTCAAAGCCTGCCAGGACATCATGGACAAGGCCACCATGCTCTACAACAAGTTCAAGACAATGTTCCTGGTTGGAGAAGGCGACTCAGTCCTGAGCCAGGTGCTCAACAAGTCACTGGTGGAGCAGCGACAGCATGAGGAGGCCAAGAAAAGCGCCCTGAAGCGGGCGGAGCAGGCCAGGGAGCAGGGTGTAG ACAAAGCCATGAACGGTGACACCAGTCCTGACGAGAATAGACAAGAGCGGCTACTGGAGGAGAGCAGCCCCGCAGAGGAGGAGAG TGTGTCAAAGTCTCAGGAAGACTCAGCCTGA
- the psip1a gene encoding PC4 and SFRS1 interacting protein 1a isoform X6, which produces MTRDFKPGDLIFAKMKGYPHWPARIDEVADGAVKPANIKFPIFFFGTHETAFLGPKDIFPYLPNKDKFGKPNKRKGFNEGLWEIENNPKVELNGQKMRPPGSAMEKDSDSSPEADTEGDAKAQDKRRKSTSVKVTGSEAEQEVAAGSGSIEGSEPVARTEDERTQKDGPDSPTKSKRGRKKKSEVEQDSEKDDVPTSPTASPQAGGEVHTPKRRGRKPKAEKMLLLQQQSSQDPRSSGSEVDPGETDRKRKHISEEKSRAGTGEEDRKADSRKRKDDDRAKDSEGKKEPELKRRRSAKEGSSSESEDEEKSKSTAKKRGLLKQRQGSVEADREDRRRRPEDQKASEQNKDDGKKLDERKGDKKKDVSTESRLQRLHGEIKISLKIDNPDVKKCLLALDELSTLQLTTQHLQKHSELIATLKKIRRFKACQDIMDKATMLYNKFKTMFLVGEGDSVLSQVLNKSLVEQRQHEEAKKSALKRAEQAREQGVDKAMNGDTSPDENRQERLLEESSPAEEESVSKSQEDSA; this is translated from the exons ATGACCCGAGATTTCAAACCCGGAGACCTGATTTTCGCCAAAATGAAAGGCTACCCTCACTGGCCGGCCAGG ATAGATGAAGTTGCTGATGGTGCGGTGAAGCCGGCCAACATTAAATTTccaatttttttctttgggaccCATGAGAC GGCATTTTTAGGTCCCAAAGACATCTTTCCATATTTGCCGAACAAAGACAAGTTTGGCAAACCGAACAAGCGGAAGGGTTTTAACGAGGGTCTCTGGGAAATCGAGAACAACCCCAAGGTGGAGCTGAATGGACAGAAG ATGAGGCCGCCGGGATCAGCGATGGAAAAGGACTCGGATAGCAGCCCGGAGGCGGACACCGAAGGCGATGCAAAGGCGCAGGATAAGAGGAGAAAGTCAACGTCGGTTAAA GTGACTGGCAGTGAGGCTGAGCAGGAAGTTGCCGCAGGGTCAGGGTCCATCGAGGGGTCAGAGCCCGTGGCTCGCACTGAGGAT GAACGGACACAAAAGGACGGGCCCGACTCCCCAACCAAGTCCAAAAGGGGAAGAAAGAAAAAG AGTGAGGTGGAACAAGATTCGGAGAAGGACGATGTTCCCACCAGCCCAACTGCAAGTCCTCAAG CAGGTGGCGAGGTGCACACCCCCAAGCGCAGAGGCCGGAAACCCAAGGCCGAGAAGATGCTTCTGCTCCAGCAGCAGTCGTCCCAGGATCCCCGTAGCTCTGGCAGTGAAgt GGACCCTGGGGagacagacaggaagaggaagcaCATCTCTGAGGAGAAGTCCCGAGCCGGCACAGGTGAGGAGGACCGGAAGGCGGACAGCCGGAAGAGGAAGGATGACGACCGGGCCAAGGACTCGGAGGGGAAGAAGGAGCCAGAGCTGaaacgccggcggagcgccaaGGAGGGCAGCTCCTCAGAGtcggaggatgaggag aagagcaagagcacagccaAGAAACGCGGCCTGCTGAAGCAGCGGCAGGGCTCCGTGGAGGCTGACCGAGAGGACCGGAGGCGCAGGCCTGAGGACCAGAAGGCGTCTGA GCAGAATAAAGATGATGGAAAGAAACTGGATGAAAGGAAGGGAGACAAGAAAAAAG ATGTATCGACAGAATCACGACTGCAAAGGTTGCATGGAGAAATCAAGATATCACTGAAGATTGATAACCCC GATGTGAAGAAGTGCCTGCTAGCCCTAGACGAATTGAGCACTCTCCAGCTGACCACCCAGCACCTTCAGAAGCACAGTGAGCTCATTGCCACACTCAAAAAG ATCCGCCGATTCAAAGCCTGCCAGGACATCATGGACAAGGCCACCATGCTCTACAACAAGTTCAAGACAATGTTCCTGGTTGGAGAAGGCGACTCAGTCCTGAGCCAGGTGCTCAACAAGTCACTGGTGGAGCAGCGACAGCATGAGGAGGCCAAGAAAAGCGCCCTGAAGCGGGCGGAGCAGGCCAGGGAGCAGGGTGTAG ACAAAGCCATGAACGGTGACACCAGTCCTGACGAGAATAGACAAGAGCGGCTACTGGAGGAGAGCAGCCCCGCAGAGGAGGAGAG TGTGTCAAAGTCTCAGGAAGACTCAGCCTGA